One Trichosurus vulpecula isolate mTriVul1 chromosome 7, mTriVul1.pri, whole genome shotgun sequence genomic region harbors:
- the PTCRA gene encoding pre T-cell antigen receptor alpha, whose translation MSKPWLLLLLTLGTSALPTGVCTAPFPSMAPPLTLLVDGKQKTLVICMVFDVSPSSADGSIWFSSGNGTTLDAFTYGPLPAGDGTWSSLAQLSLPAEELASWEPLVCHTGPGWQDPGPRTRPLQLSGKPMGDKCQREPTTGPHSLSQTLILGAIRLILFKLLMFDVLMTCSHLRALGITATNSTDLGIQHRGSRV comes from the exons ATGTCAAAGCCCTGGCTGCTGCTTCTCCTGACCCTGGGAACTTCAGCTCTTCCCACAG GTGTGTGTACTGCTCCTTTCCCATCGATGGCTCCCCCGCTCACCCTGTTGGTAGATGGGAAACAGAAGACACTGGTGATCTGCATGGTTTTTGATGTCTCTCCTTCATCTGCGGACGGCTCCATCTGGTTCTCATCTGGTAACGGCACCACCTTGGATGCCTTCACTTATGGCCCTTTGCCAGCCGGGGATGGCACCTGGAGCAGCCTGGCCCAGCTTTCCCTCCCTGCTGAGGAGCTGGCTTCCTGGGAACCTCTGGTCTGCCACACAGGGCCAGGCTGGCAGGATCCAGGCCCACGCACCCGTCCTCTTCAGCTATCTG GTAAGCCCATGGGCGACAAGTGCCAGCGGGAGCCAACCACTG GACCACACAGCCTCTCCCAGACACTGATCCTAGGGGCCATTCGGCTCATCCTCTTTAAGCTGCTTATGTTTGATGTGCTAATGACCTGCAGCCACCTCCGGGCACTGGGGATCACAGCCACAAACAGTACTGACCTTGGGATCCAACATAGGGGGTCAAGAGTCTAA